A single genomic interval of Microbulbifer variabilis harbors:
- a CDS encoding beta strand repeat-containing protein — MKVDNMQFAGLSTVAAAGGDDTVIGQAGQGWALTDNENEVEHGAITIQNAEFISGGISTLMGGDFADTYTFLDGGSQGQLVKVDTMQFAGLSTVAAAGGDDTVIGQAGQGWALTDNENEVEHGAITIQNAEFISGGISTLMGGDFADTYTFLDGGSQGQLVKVDNMQFAGLSTVAAAGGDDTVIGQAGQGWALTDNENEVEHGAITIQNAEFISGGISTLMGGDFADTYTFLDGGSQGQLVKVDNMQFAGLSTVAAAGGDDTVIGQAGQGWALTDNENEVEHGTITIQNAEFISGGISTLMGGDFADTYTFLDGGSQGQLVKVDNMQFAGLSTVAAAGGDDTVIGQAGQGWALTDNENEVEHGAITIQNAEFISGGISTLMGGDFADTYTFLDGGSQGQLVKVDNMQFAGLSTVAAAGGDDTVIGQAGQGWALTDNENEVEHGAITIQNAEFISGGISTLMGGDFADTYTFLDGGSQGQLVKVDNMQFAGLSTVAAAGGDDTVIGQAGQGWALTDNENEVEHGAITIQNAEFISGGISTLMGGDFADTYTFLDGGSQGQLVKVDNMQFAGLSTVAAAGGDDTVIGQAGQGWALTDNENEVEHGAITIQNAEFISGGISTLVGGEHTDTFSLSKSGADAIVRVDNMTFMELDSVDAGEGSDTIVATSDIAGETWVLGLGRGALAVAGVSFEGIEQVDADNVSLDASTNNQADTFELAKTGKSLKARGIEFSSVASVSAGSGNDDSDTIQSDAGSWQLAGTANALEVNGVQFSGIDHVETNNAQLYGTDADDILALTESGIATAGIAFTGITKVSSEGGTDHLIGTSGKDTFVLASNGDITAAGILFTGLESVDTGEGEDTVNAAGSGASWTSSSNGSSLENGTAQARVNGLTVLFDNLEMVQGVGTYIGQDIGSNYVFDSLNSMTVAGVTFADLESLSAGSGNDTIQGANIDAVWDINDAQSTVSGNNKKLVFSGIEAINAGSGQDTFNLNGGELASIDTGAGNDTVILSATTIDSISLGEGDDYVEVNENSSDTVALSGGSGSDSFQYNLAGDTWQVKSSGNKVGNFSFSDFEFLDNTSSNLTLETDFAFDFENGGVNSGSFNKSGVGLRFAGSGMRLGYDGSGDINVLSSATGTIGGSLKAKRADLVVSGDVNIESDVDVLAISTSGPDVDITVLAKDNLLIDEINAGRGNVQLASEGFGMLTAETYGDTHITAGNITLGTDTQLWSIIGSELVPLRMDALTNVAIVSVSYYEPEFIGQVPNFTSKGDELQSIAGAQASQGLRSAIQNGVEDFTQVDPAIFSAVKPYSSGVDAVNSPEMRLRSGELLPAAGLSGTDEEDPEFDARLEESQDVTVDYREQETLASINSGG, encoded by the coding sequence GTGAAGGTGGACAATATGCAGTTTGCCGGCCTCAGCACGGTCGCCGCCGCCGGTGGTGATGACACCGTGATCGGTCAGGCGGGCCAAGGTTGGGCCCTGACCGACAATGAGAATGAAGTAGAGCACGGCGCGATCACCATCCAGAACGCCGAGTTTATCAGCGGCGGCATCAGCACCCTGATGGGGGGAGACTTCGCTGACACCTACACCTTCCTCGACGGCGGCAGCCAGGGTCAGTTGGTGAAGGTGGACACTATGCAGTTCGCCGGCCTCAGCACGGTCGCCGCCGCCGGTGGTGATGACACCGTGATCGGTCAGGCGGGCCAAGGTTGGGCCCTGACCGACAATGAGAATGAAGTAGAGCACGGCGCGATCACCATCCAGAACGCCGAGTTTATCAGCGGCGGCATCAGCACCCTGATGGGGGGAGACTTCGCTGACACCTACACCTTCCTCGACGGCGGCAGCCAGGGTCAGTTGGTGAAGGTGGACAATATGCAGTTCGCCGGCCTCAGCACGGTCGCCGCCGCCGGTGGTGATGACACCGTGATCGGTCAGGCGGGCCAAGGTTGGGCCCTGACCGACAATGAGAATGAAGTAGAGCACGGCGCGATCACCATCCAGAACGCCGAGTTTATCAGCGGCGGCATCAGCACCCTGATGGGGGGAGACTTCGCTGACACCTACACCTTCCTCGACGGCGGCAGCCAGGGTCAGTTGGTGAAGGTGGACAATATGCAGTTCGCCGGCCTCAGCACGGTCGCCGCCGCCGGTGGTGATGACACCGTGATCGGCCAGGCGGGCCAAGGTTGGGCCCTGACCGACAATGAGAATGAAGTAGAGCACGGCACGATCACCATCCAGAACGCCGAGTTTATCAGCGGCGGCATCAGCACCCTGATGGGGGGAGACTTCGCTGACACCTACACCTTCCTCGACGGCGGCAGCCAGGGTCAGTTGGTGAAGGTGGACAATATGCAGTTCGCCGGCCTCAGCACGGTCGCCGCCGCCGGTGGTGATGACACCGTGATCGGCCAGGCGGGCCAAGGTTGGGCCCTGACCGACAATGAGAATGAAGTAGAGCACGGCGCGATCACCATCCAGAACGCCGAGTTTATCAGCGGCGGCATCAGCACCCTGATGGGGGGAGACTTCGCTGACACCTACACCTTCCTCGACGGCGGCAGCCAGGGTCAGTTGGTGAAGGTGGACAATATGCAGTTCGCCGGCCTCAGCACGGTCGCCGCCGCCGGTGGTGATGACACCGTGATCGGCCAGGCGGGCCAAGGTTGGGCCCTGACCGACAATGAGAATGAAGTAGAGCACGGCGCGATCACCATCCAGAACGCCGAGTTTATCAGCGGCGGCATCAGCACCCTGATGGGGGGAGACTTCGCTGACACCTACACCTTCCTCGACGGCGGCAGCCAGGGTCAGTTGGTGAAGGTGGACAATATGCAGTTCGCCGGCCTCAGCACGGTCGCCGCCGCCGGTGGTGATGACACCGTGATCGGCCAGGCGGGCCAAGGTTGGGCCCTGACCGACAATGAGAATGAAGTAGAGCACGGCGCGATCACCATCCAGAACGCCGAGTTTATCAGCGGCGGCATCAGCACCCTGATGGGGGGAGACTTCGCTGACACCTACACCTTCCTCGACGGCGGCAGCCAGGGTCAGTTGGTGAAGGTGGACAATATGCAGTTCGCCGGCCTCAGCACGGTCGCCGCCGCCGGTGGTGATGACACCGTGATCGGTCAAGCGGGCCAAGGTTGGGCCCTGACCGACAATGAGAATGAAGTAGAGCACGGCGCGATCACCATCCAGAACGCCGAGTTTATCAGCGGCGGCATCAGCACGCTGGTGGGTGGAGAACATACGGACACTTTCTCCTTAAGTAAGTCCGGAGCGGATGCCATAGTGCGAGTCGACAACATGACATTTATGGAACTTGATTCTGTGGATGCAGGCGAAGGCTCAGACACTATTGTGGCTACAAGTGATATAGCTGGAGAAACCTGGGTATTGGGATTAGGCCGCGGTGCTCTTGCTGTTGCAGGTGTGAGCTTTGAGGGCATTGAGCAGGTTGATGCAGACAACGTGTCGCTGGACGCATCAACAAATAATCAGGCAGACACTTTCGAACTTGCCAAAACTGGGAAATCGCTCAAAGCGCGGGGTATTGAGTTCTCGTCTGTTGCCAGCGTTTCTGCGGGAAGTGGTAACGATGATAGCGATACGATTCAGAGCGATGCGGGAAGTTGGCAGTTAGCTGGTACTGCAAATGCCCTTGAGGTGAATGGTGTTCAATTTAGCGGTATTGATCATGTAGAAACTAATAATGCACAGTTATACGGTACTGACGCTGATGATATCTTAGCCCTAACTGAGTCTGGAATCGCCACGGCCGGAATAGCATTTACAGGCATTACTAAAGTCAGCAGTGAGGGAGGTACTGACCATCTTATAGGTACCTCTGGCAAGGATACCTTTGTCCTGGCTTCCAATGGTGATATTACTGCTGCGGGCATTCTCTTTACCGGGCTTGAAAGTGTGGATACTGGTGAGGGTGAGGACACTGTTAATGCAGCCGGTAGTGGCGCTAGCTGGACATCTTCCAGTAATGGCAGCTCCCTAGAAAACGGAACGGCTCAAGCCAGGGTGAATGGCCTGACTGTTCTGTTTGATAATCTTGAGATGGTCCAGGGCGTGGGTACATATATTGGCCAGGACATCGGCAGTAACTATGTCTTCGATAGCCTCAACAGCATGACAGTTGCCGGGGTCACTTTTGCGGATCTGGAGAGCCTGAGTGCGGGTAGTGGAAACGATACTATCCAGGGGGCCAATATCGATGCGGTTTGGGATATTAACGATGCGCAGAGTACCGTAAGCGGCAATAACAAAAAGCTTGTGTTTAGCGGTATTGAAGCGATAAATGCGGGTAGTGGCCAGGATACTTTTAATTTAAATGGCGGTGAGCTTGCTTCAATAGATACCGGTGCAGGTAATGACACGGTCATACTCTCTGCAACCACCATCGATAGTATTTCCCTGGGAGAGGGGGATGACTACGTGGAAGTCAATGAGAATAGCTCTGACACAGTAGCACTCTCTGGTGGCAGCGGAAGTGATTCCTTCCAGTACAACCTTGCTGGTGATACCTGGCAGGTGAAATCCTCTGGCAACAAAGTAGGCAACTTTAGCTTCTCTGATTTTGAGTTCCTTGATAACACTTCCAGTAATCTCACTTTGGAAACAGACTTTGCTTTTGATTTTGAAAATGGCGGTGTTAATTCCGGCAGCTTTAACAAAAGCGGCGTAGGTTTGCGATTTGCTGGCAGTGGTATGCGTCTCGGTTACGATGGATCAGGGGATATTAATGTACTTAGCAGTGCCACGGGTACTATTGGCGGTAGCCTCAAAGCTAAGCGTGCAGATTTGGTGGTCAGCGGAGATGTCAACATTGAGTCCGATGTCGATGTCCTTGCTATCTCTACTTCCGGGCCGGATGTCGATATTACGGTGCTGGCGAAAGACAACCTACTGATTGATGAAATCAATGCCGGTCGCGGTAACGTTCAGTTGGCGAGTGAGGGCTTTGGTATGCTCACCGCTGAAACCTACGGCGATACCCATATCACAGCGGGCAATATCACTCTGGGTACCGATACTCAGCTCTGGAGTATTATCGGTAGCGAGTTGGTGCCGCTGCGTATGGATGCGCTTACCAATGTGGCCATTGTTTCTGTCTCCTATTACGAGCCTGAATTTATTGGGCAGGTGCCTAACTTCACTAGTAAGGGTGACGAGCTGCAGTCTATCGCTGGTGCTCAGGCATCCCAGGGATTGCGCTCCGCAATCCAAAATGGTGTTGAGGACTTCACCCAGGTTGACCCGGCGATTTTCAGTGCGGTGAAACCTTACAGTAGTGGAGTGGATGCGGTGAATTCCCCGGAAATGCGTTTGAGATCCGGTGAGTTGTTACCTGCAGCAGGACTTTCCGGAACCGATGAGGAAGATCCGGAATTCGACGCCAGGCTGGAAGAGAGCCAGGATGTTACTGTCGACTACCGTGAGCAGGAGACCTTGGCCTCCATTAATTCAGGGGGCTGA
- the rnr gene encoding ribonuclease R, translated as MTHKNTSGPLNADPHAQREAEKYEKPIPSREYLLQLLEQQAEPVPWEFVADLLELEDEDRREGVRRRLIAMSRDGQIASNRSGDFGVLDKMSLVRGRVIGHRDGFGFVVPTDGDGDLFLSHRQMRKVFDGDEVLVRETPGGFRGKREGAVVRVIKHNTEQLAGRLYRENGICFVRPDNPRVNLDVMVAAEDAAGAEHGQYVVVKIVTQPGRDRVPQGEVLEVLGDHLAPGMEIDVAIRNYGIPHIWPAALQAEVDAIADEVLEEDKKARVDLRQLPLVTIDGEDARDFDDAVYCELLPDNSWKLLVAIADVSHYVRPGSVLDEEAHSRGNSVYFPDFVVPMLPEKLSNGLCSLNPEVDRLCMVCEMHIDRSGEITDYRFFEGLMRSHARLTYTQVGQVLEERDNRDSGLRKQFAALVPHLDNLHDLYLALRSARDRRGAIDFETTETRILFDSERKIERIVPVTRNDAHKLIEECMLAANVCAADLMELSELPALYRVHDAPKEEKLSNLREYLGELGLRLPGGSEPQPADFQALLEQVEGRADAHIIQVMLLRSMNQAVYQPENRGHFGLDYRAYAHFTSPIRRYPDLLLHRALRWLIRNGSANEAAVVQKVYSVPGARPIDRQQILPYDMPAMLQLGEQCSMTERRADDATRDVVSWLKCEYLQDHVGEVYSGVISAVTGFGLFVELNDLFVEGLIHVTALPKDYYRFEQAHQRLIGERSGKRYHLGDSVSVQVARVDLEERKVDFILEELVPRQKASRAKKETTKVSARAMEMAVEHQLERERRSKQKKDSSRKSHASPWGKRAETSAEVAPIRKRKVGSKEAVPVGELTEDKPSTSKKKSSEDADKQKTEAPAKRRGSKRTPTRKGGKRPAVAARKAAQKAEKAKTRSGKVKKKKKASSTSKKKK; from the coding sequence TTGACACACAAAAATACTTCAGGCCCCCTCAACGCTGACCCTCATGCCCAGCGAGAGGCGGAAAAATATGAAAAGCCTATCCCCAGCCGAGAATATTTGCTGCAACTTTTGGAGCAGCAGGCGGAACCGGTGCCCTGGGAATTTGTTGCCGACCTTCTTGAATTAGAAGATGAGGACCGGCGTGAAGGGGTGCGCCGGCGTCTAATCGCCATGTCCCGAGATGGCCAGATTGCCAGCAATCGCTCCGGTGATTTTGGTGTGCTGGACAAAATGAGCCTGGTTCGTGGCCGCGTTATTGGCCACCGCGACGGTTTTGGTTTCGTTGTGCCCACGGATGGTGACGGCGATTTATTTTTGTCCCATCGACAAATGCGCAAAGTCTTTGACGGCGATGAGGTGCTGGTGCGGGAGACTCCCGGCGGCTTTCGCGGCAAGCGTGAAGGTGCCGTGGTTCGGGTAATCAAGCACAATACCGAACAGCTGGCTGGGCGCCTTTACCGGGAAAATGGTATCTGTTTTGTGCGGCCCGATAACCCCCGCGTGAACCTCGATGTGATGGTAGCGGCAGAAGATGCCGCCGGTGCCGAACACGGCCAATATGTCGTGGTAAAAATTGTCACACAACCTGGGCGTGACCGCGTACCCCAGGGGGAAGTGCTGGAAGTGCTCGGCGACCATTTGGCACCGGGCATGGAGATCGATGTCGCGATCCGCAACTATGGCATCCCCCATATCTGGCCCGCGGCCTTACAGGCGGAAGTGGATGCCATTGCCGATGAAGTGCTGGAAGAGGATAAAAAAGCGCGGGTTGACTTGCGCCAATTACCCCTGGTCACTATTGATGGTGAGGATGCCCGCGATTTTGATGATGCAGTTTACTGTGAGCTTTTGCCTGACAACAGTTGGAAGCTGCTGGTAGCCATTGCCGATGTGTCTCACTACGTGCGCCCCGGCTCGGTGCTCGATGAGGAGGCCCATAGCCGCGGCAACTCGGTTTATTTTCCCGACTTTGTCGTGCCTATGCTGCCGGAGAAATTGTCTAATGGGCTCTGCTCATTAAATCCGGAGGTAGATCGCTTGTGTATGGTGTGCGAGATGCACATTGATCGCAGCGGTGAAATTACCGATTACCGTTTCTTTGAAGGTTTGATGCGCAGTCATGCGCGACTGACTTATACCCAGGTAGGGCAGGTATTAGAAGAACGGGACAATCGCGATAGTGGTCTGCGTAAGCAGTTTGCCGCACTGGTTCCACATCTGGATAATTTGCACGATTTGTACTTGGCGTTGCGCAGTGCCCGCGATCGGCGTGGGGCGATAGATTTTGAAACCACCGAAACCCGTATTCTGTTTGACAGCGAACGCAAGATTGAGCGCATAGTGCCGGTTACCCGCAACGATGCGCACAAACTGATCGAAGAGTGCATGTTGGCGGCCAATGTCTGTGCGGCGGATTTAATGGAGCTGTCGGAATTACCGGCTCTCTATCGTGTGCACGATGCCCCGAAAGAAGAAAAACTCAGCAACTTGCGCGAGTACCTCGGTGAGCTGGGATTGCGACTGCCCGGTGGCTCCGAGCCACAGCCCGCGGATTTTCAGGCGTTACTGGAGCAGGTCGAGGGCCGTGCGGATGCCCATATAATTCAAGTGATGTTACTGCGTTCCATGAATCAGGCGGTCTATCAACCGGAAAATCGCGGCCACTTTGGTTTGGATTATCGCGCCTATGCCCATTTCACCTCACCCATTCGCCGCTATCCCGATTTGCTGTTGCACCGTGCCCTGCGCTGGCTAATTCGCAATGGTAGTGCCAATGAAGCGGCAGTGGTGCAGAAGGTATACAGCGTGCCGGGTGCCAGGCCCATCGATCGACAGCAGATACTGCCCTACGATATGCCGGCGATGTTACAGCTCGGCGAGCAGTGTTCCATGACTGAACGCCGTGCAGACGATGCTACCCGCGATGTGGTTAGCTGGCTCAAGTGCGAATATTTGCAGGATCATGTGGGTGAAGTTTATTCCGGCGTAATTAGTGCGGTAACGGGGTTCGGCTTATTTGTCGAGCTCAATGATCTTTTTGTTGAGGGGTTGATCCACGTGACCGCGCTGCCAAAAGATTATTACCGCTTTGAGCAGGCGCACCAGCGTTTAATCGGCGAACGCAGTGGCAAACGCTACCATCTAGGTGACTCAGTTAGCGTTCAGGTGGCGCGGGTCGATCTTGAAGAGCGCAAAGTAGACTTTATTCTCGAGGAATTGGTGCCGCGTCAAAAGGCCTCCCGTGCTAAGAAAGAAACGACTAAGGTCAGTGCCCGCGCGATGGAAATGGCTGTAGAGCATCAATTGGAGCGGGAGCGGCGCAGCAAGCAGAAAAAAGACAGCAGCCGTAAATCACATGCCAGCCCCTGGGGAAAGCGCGCAGAAACCTCAGCGGAAGTAGCGCCTATTCGCAAACGTAAGGTCGGCTCCAAAGAAGCGGTACCTGTGGGAGAGCTGACGGAGGATAAGCCCAGTACGAGCAAGAAAAAATCAAGCGAGGATGCCGACAAGCAAAAAACTGAGGCGCCGGCAAAGCGTCGCGGAAGCAAGCGCACTCCCACGCGCAAAGGCGGTAAACGCCCAGCGGTAGCTGCGCGCAAGGCTGCACAAAAAGCGGAAAAGGCCAAAACGCGTAGCGGCAAAGTTAAAAAGAAGAAGAAAGCTTCTTCTACCAGTAAAAAGAAAAAGTGA
- the rlmB gene encoding 23S rRNA (guanosine(2251)-2'-O)-methyltransferase RlmB, with amino-acid sequence MSQELVYGLHAVQALLKGSPQNVQELMLLRGRKDQRLQKIIQQAEKNDIALRFVDRRTLDDKVEEGANHQGVIALCASKTQVLDEKFLFGMLEKLDQKGEAPFLLVLDGVTDPHNLGACLRSAEAAGVHAVIAPKDKSAGLTPTARKVACGAAEVLPFVTVTNLARTLQQLQQAGVWIFGAAGEATQDVYQSQLTGPMALVMGAEGSGLRRLTREHCDHLIKIPMAGEVSSLNVSVATGVCLFEAVRQRSA; translated from the coding sequence TTGAGCCAAGAATTGGTATATGGCCTGCACGCGGTGCAGGCTTTGTTAAAGGGTTCCCCACAAAATGTGCAGGAGTTGATGCTATTGCGTGGGCGCAAAGACCAGCGCTTGCAAAAAATTATTCAGCAGGCGGAAAAAAATGATATCGCACTGCGTTTTGTCGACCGTCGCACTCTGGATGATAAGGTGGAAGAGGGCGCTAATCACCAGGGGGTAATCGCTCTTTGTGCGAGTAAAACCCAGGTTCTGGATGAGAAATTTCTGTTTGGCATGCTCGAAAAGCTGGACCAGAAAGGTGAGGCGCCATTTCTCTTGGTCCTGGATGGCGTGACCGATCCCCATAATTTGGGTGCCTGCTTGCGCTCAGCGGAGGCTGCCGGTGTACATGCTGTGATTGCGCCCAAGGATAAATCCGCAGGTTTGACCCCGACAGCCCGCAAGGTGGCCTGTGGTGCGGCTGAGGTTTTACCCTTTGTTACGGTGACCAACCTCGCGCGTACCCTACAGCAGTTACAGCAGGCTGGAGTGTGGATTTTTGGTGCGGCAGGAGAGGCTACTCAGGATGTCTACCAGTCTCAGTTGACGGGTCCTATGGCTTTAGTGATGGGTGCCGAAGGCAGTGGCCTGCGCCGATTAACCCGGGAGCACTGTGATCATTTAATTAAAATTCCGATGGCCGGTGAAGTCAGCAGCCTGAATGTGTCTGTTGCCACTGGCGTTTGTCTATTTGAAGCGGTGCGCCAGCGCAGCGCCTGA
- a CDS encoding RNA polymerase sigma factor, whose protein sequence is MYAWPQKLLRRRSRNARFAELIHPHIRQLYHMAFRWTGNREEAEDLVQDVLASLLTRSVALEKIQRLGPWLIKVLYHRYVDLYRRRRSSPIDEEVDWETVASGTPERGLSSQVEMQRILLQALSKLEVDWRDTVLLHDVEGYSLLEVADILGISVGTVKSRLHRAHKKLKKLLSEGTISEGHPC, encoded by the coding sequence TTGTACGCCTGGCCCCAAAAATTACTGCGACGACGATCGCGTAATGCTCGTTTTGCTGAGTTGATACATCCACATATTCGCCAACTTTATCATATGGCCTTTCGCTGGACAGGGAATCGCGAGGAGGCTGAGGACCTGGTACAGGATGTTTTGGCAAGCCTGCTGACGCGATCTGTAGCACTGGAAAAAATTCAGCGCTTAGGTCCCTGGTTAATCAAGGTGCTCTATCACCGCTATGTGGATCTTTACCGCCGACGCCGAAGCTCCCCCATTGATGAAGAGGTTGATTGGGAGACGGTGGCAAGCGGCACGCCAGAGAGGGGACTTTCTTCTCAGGTGGAAATGCAGCGCATTTTACTGCAGGCGCTATCGAAACTAGAGGTCGACTGGCGCGATACGGTATTGCTGCACGATGTAGAGGGGTACTCCCTACTAGAGGTGGCAGATATTTTAGGCATAAGTGTGGGCACGGTGAAATCACGCCTACATCGCGCCCATAAAAAATTAAAAAAATTACTCAGTGAGGGAACTATTAGCGAGGGTCATCCGTGTTAG
- a CDS encoding tetratricopeptide repeat protein, whose translation MRNGRIGIVLITLLVLISPVSIAAEFFSEATEAFKQGKYRRALKYFEIERESGNNSAKLRYNIGVTLMKLERYSEATIYFHGLLNHTRWKDLARYNLAIAAERSDRELVALKHYRIVRAGAATEKLRDMAARRLRLLAEDHRGEREKPWLATVSLTVGNDDNAYALQNELLEEASIGDDNYAELFAWGQYRLKGTAGSGWRVQGYGFGRKYKEYDNLDLASARAGLFHDRRLFGWTAEMGFAVEMVTLGGEPVTQQARLLGKVSGNWGRSRIVFSYSPGYYFGGDDYAYLDGWRQYFDLSWQRSLFSTEAKLFYRFDYNDREGQEKAEGDYYSYSPARHTLGGTLVWIPSPRWNISTGVEYRSSLYNESNRITDSQGDVDLYFRESDRMRSWLGAKLRITPNLHVNGKYQYIENEENREFYTYDKSEYSLGVGYSF comes from the coding sequence GTGCGAAATGGGCGAATCGGAATAGTGCTAATTACGCTGTTGGTGTTGATATCACCAGTATCAATAGCTGCAGAGTTCTTCAGTGAGGCTACGGAGGCTTTCAAGCAGGGAAAATACCGTAGGGCGCTTAAGTACTTTGAAATTGAGCGTGAGTCTGGCAATAACTCTGCAAAGCTCAGGTATAACATTGGCGTTACCTTGATGAAACTAGAGCGTTATTCGGAGGCCACGATATATTTTCACGGCCTCCTGAATCATACCCGCTGGAAGGACTTGGCCCGTTATAACTTGGCCATTGCCGCAGAGCGAAGTGATCGAGAATTGGTCGCACTTAAACATTACCGTATTGTGCGAGCAGGGGCGGCTACAGAAAAGCTGCGAGACATGGCTGCGCGCCGTCTGCGCTTGTTGGCAGAGGATCATCGCGGCGAGCGTGAGAAACCCTGGCTGGCCACTGTCAGCCTGACGGTGGGCAATGATGACAACGCCTATGCGTTGCAAAATGAACTACTGGAAGAGGCCTCGATTGGGGATGACAATTACGCCGAGTTGTTTGCCTGGGGTCAATACCGCCTCAAGGGAACTGCTGGGAGTGGCTGGCGGGTGCAAGGTTACGGATTTGGGCGCAAATACAAGGAATATGACAATCTCGATCTAGCCAGCGCCAGGGCGGGATTATTCCATGATCGCCGCCTATTTGGTTGGACTGCAGAGATGGGATTTGCCGTCGAAATGGTGACCTTGGGGGGGGAGCCTGTCACACAGCAAGCACGGCTGTTGGGTAAAGTTTCAGGAAATTGGGGGCGCTCCAGAATTGTTTTTTCCTATAGCCCGGGTTACTACTTTGGTGGCGATGATTATGCTTATTTGGATGGCTGGCGTCAGTACTTTGACTTGAGTTGGCAGCGTTCATTATTTTCGACCGAGGCGAAGTTGTTTTATCGATTCGATTACAACGATCGTGAAGGGCAGGAGAAAGCAGAGGGGGATTATTACAGCTACTCACCGGCTCGTCATACTCTTGGAGGCACCCTGGTTTGGATACCTTCACCAAGATGGAATATATCCACAGGGGTGGAGTATCGCAGTAGCCTCTATAACGAAAGCAATCGTATTACCGATAGCCAAGGCGATGTGGACCTCTATTTTAGGGAGTCCGATCGAATGAGATCCTGGTTAGGGGCAAAGCTTCGTATTACCCCTAATCTCCATGTCAATGGGAAGTACCAATATATTGAAAATGAGGAGAATCGGGAATTCTATACTTACGACAAAAGTGAATATAGTTTAGGAGTCGGTTATAGTTTTTGA
- a CDS encoding isocitrate lyase/PEP mutase family protein produces the protein MAINYFEQFNALHEGSQLLVLPNIWDAASAQLCQAAGALALATSSAAVAWSLGYADGSSMPISEHLSAVKRILRVSRVPISIDIEDGYSSDPRQVAELVKNLCDLGIVGINIEDGRESPQLLCEKILAIRSTLKAQPFFINARTDIYLNSTENSQDSLKQVMQRLSDYQDAGASGGFIPGLTSLADAQKLTQEISMPLNLMLLAGMEEPAHFWRAGIRRLSWGPALFQSSYALYSNMANKLFQGKYPKQIFEHSLDYNYLNNLGANIQQKRSIISKRNNLNFSILTINLQMRLGEPSLPPSDLIIQLSKTITDS, from the coding sequence ATGGCCATTAATTACTTCGAACAATTCAACGCTTTGCATGAAGGCAGCCAACTCTTAGTCCTTCCGAATATCTGGGATGCCGCTAGCGCACAGCTCTGCCAAGCAGCCGGCGCTCTCGCCTTAGCTACCAGTAGCGCCGCTGTGGCTTGGTCACTGGGTTATGCCGATGGCAGCAGCATGCCAATATCGGAACACCTGAGCGCAGTTAAGCGCATTTTGCGGGTTTCCCGCGTCCCGATATCCATTGATATTGAGGATGGCTACAGCTCTGATCCCAGGCAGGTCGCCGAGCTAGTTAAAAATTTATGTGATCTCGGCATAGTCGGTATCAATATCGAAGATGGCAGGGAAAGCCCACAACTACTGTGTGAAAAAATCCTGGCTATTCGCTCCACGTTAAAGGCGCAACCCTTTTTTATTAATGCGCGAACCGATATTTACCTAAACAGTACGGAGAACAGCCAGGATTCACTGAAACAGGTGATGCAAAGGTTGTCCGATTATCAGGATGCCGGTGCCAGCGGAGGATTTATTCCTGGTTTAACCTCCCTGGCGGACGCACAAAAGCTAACACAAGAAATCAGTATGCCACTCAATTTAATGCTGCTAGCCGGTATGGAAGAGCCCGCCCATTTCTGGAGAGCCGGAATTCGTAGGCTAAGCTGGGGACCTGCTTTATTTCAATCGAGTTATGCGCTTTATAGCAACATGGCCAATAAGTTATTCCAAGGAAAATATCCAAAACAAATCTTTGAACACAGTCTGGACTATAACTATCTAAATAACCTGGGTGCCAACATCCAACAAAAAAGATCAATAATCTCGAAAAGGAATAACTTAAACTTCTCAATACTCACTATAAATTTACAGATGCGCTTGGGGGAGCCATCCTTGCCCCCAAGCGATTTAATAATTCAGCTATCAAAAACTATAACCGACTCCTAA